AACGTTGCTTCTTAAATAGGGATATAAAGATAGCTCTTATAAGGGTACTTCGAATACCTTATTTAGGAAATTTAGTAATTTTTATCCCTACCTTCAAATAAGATATTGAAGGAATCTCTTATGACGGCGTAGGTGGTAACGAGAACAATCACAGCGCCAACCAGGCTACAGATGGCGTCTGCTTTCTGCCACTCCGGCTGCAAGTGAAATTGGGATATTTTCTTGAGAATTCCCCTTTACATAATGGTCTaataaagccgcattgtcaccagtttacttccggtcgaatacgtaacaatctctaatgatttttaacggaaactgcggaaaatatttcaaaattttaaaagcagtgtgtcttttggaagtttcttcgaggatttgactgataatttagagcggatggcccgttttatagcgcggattctaatagattgttttgtcttttgatggttgaggtttccctggacctccggaagtaaactggtgacaatgcggctttaacggCCCCACTAGTGAAGTCATACAAAAGAGGCAATTGAGAATTGTACGCTAACTTATTTTGTTTCATAGGCAATAACAATCAACAAGAGTAAGTCGCCTTGTGACATCTGGCTGGCATATCCTTTAAAAAAGCCGTGCATACCGATACCCGCAAAGCTTTTGacagcaagaaaaaaaatgggggggggggataggggtatgtaaatccgccgatccgcaacattttaggggcaaatccgtggatccgcctattcaccccccccccccccctccaaaaaaaatatttgtgcaACAAACTAGAGGCTTCGAGCAGACAAAAAAGCGCCCACCCATCCCATCTCTTTGATTGATGGatatcaagagagcataagatatcttatgctctcttgtgGATATTATAATGTGCAGGAAATGGGGGTGGGTATAGAATGAATCATAGCCTGCGATACATCCGGGAATAATCCTCACATCAAAGGCGATTGGTACGCAGGCTAACAATCAAATACACAGAGCAGAACACGAAATCCGGGAACTATGAGGCCAAACGACTTATATGTTGAAAGGTATTTGGAGAAAATGAAATCACACCCAGTTCACGAACACATTTCACAagcccccccccaccccccccccccccccacaagaCTTGCTCCGTGTTTCGACATTTTTCGAAGTTTGGGTATTTGCACCACAGTGcaagggcggtaggaacagTGTTTGTTATAGGCtgaattctgataataaaccacGATTATCTTATTTGGCTAAAATGTGCCTTGTTTGCGACGCGCTCTCCGTGTTTGATTAGAAAACCCGGTCAATTTACGTTGCGTAATCCGAGCTACTACCCCGTGGCGCGCGCGCAAACTGTCCCCGACGCGTTTGTCGAAACGTGCCCGAATTATAAAGAATAGTTTGCGTCGCAAACGAGGCATATTTTAACCAAATAAGAGGGAAATTCGTGGTTCAAGAATTTAGCCTACCAAACACTGTTCCTACCCTTCTTGCAAAGTGCGGGCAAAGGAAGCTAACTGGAGCGGGGCCTGGTATGAGAATGCTGAGGGTCCATGGCGGAAGATAACGAAGAATGGCGGGAAATTCCGCAACTTCAAACACTTCACACATGCagatcaatcaatcaatcaagtttATTTCACCAAATAAtagtataatgataataatgcaaAAAATAGTGATAATGAGTCTACTAAAAGCACAATGCTTATGAAGTGTAGACCCCTGTCGCAGACTAAGTAGCGTCTCtactaaaatatatataaatgttCTTGATTTGACTAAGGAATCCTTATTATTAAATTTACATGTGGCTGATTTGATGAAATAAAGTAGAATCATATCTATAAATCAATAGCTGCTTTTTGAGAGAGGACATTGTCCTTTACAATCTTTTTGAACATATTTATTGATCTGCATTGTTTTGCTTGACAAGTGAGGTTTCTCCAGATTTTTGGACCCTTGTACGAAATTGAAAATTGGCCCCGTCTTGTTTTTCTAAGAGTTGTGCGATCAGGCGATAGTCGCATGAATTTCTCATGTTATAGCTGTGGATtgtattatttcttttaaaaaagttatcaAAAGTCCCCGGTAATTGATTATTGTCGAATTTATACATGAATAATGCAGTTTCAAGGGTGTTAATGTCATACACCGTAAGAAGCCTTTCTTGTTTGAATGAGGGCTCAGTGTGACTGAGGTAATGAGAATTTGTTATTATTCTAACGCACCTTTTTTGCAAAAGGAATATTCGTTTTAAACTTGTGTCATAATTACTTGCCCAGTTGATGTTTCCATAGTGTATGTACGGATGAACTAATGTAGAATATAAAGTTTTTAGGCTAAATTTAGGCAAATAAAAGCGAAGTTTATTCATTATTCCAACATTTTTAGTGATTTTAGTTCTGACATGGTTGATATGCGACTTCCAATTTAATTGACTATCAATGATGAGTCCTAAgaatttagtttcatttacCATCTGGATTGGTTCGTTGTTTATATCTATTTTGGTTGTGTTTCGTTTTCTTTTGCTGTTTCTGAATATAATatagtttgtttttttagtgttaattaataatttatttgtcTTAAACCATTCTGTTAGTTTAAATAGCTCGGAGTTTTCATCAATGTCCTCAGCAGATTTCGATTTGAAAATTAAGTCTGTGTCATCAGCAAAAAGAGTAAACGAAAACAGTTCCGTGGCATTAGGGACATCATAAATGTATATTAGAAATAGAAAGGGCCCAAGAATGGAACTTGGGGAACACCACAGGTTATATCATATTCTTCTGACTTTGTATCTTTATAATTAACGAATTGTTTTCGGTTTGAAAGATAATTTTGGAACCAAAGCACTGGAATTCCTCTTATACCATAAAATTGGATATTGTGGTTTATGGTGTCAAATGCCTTTGACAAGTCTAAAAAAATGCCTATAGTATTGTAGCCTTTATCAAGAGATATCTTTTCTATAAAGTCACAAACTGCCATAACTGTTCAATGTTTGTCTCTAAATGCATACTGGTTATTATTTAGAATGTTATATTTGTTAATGAAGGAGATAAGTTGATTGTATATTGCTctttcataatttttttagaagCATGGAAGTATTGAAATTGGTCTATAGTTACTGAATAACTCTTTTTCTCCTGATTTAAATAACGGTATGACTTTGGCTATTTTGAGTTTATCTGGCACTATACCGGCCATAATAGATTGGTTGATTAAGGTACTGAGAGGATTTGATAGTATTGAAATTGCTGCTTTGATAACCCTTATATTAATCTCATCAAATCCacactgtttttattttttagagaaagtgttatttcttttatttcatcAGGCGTGGTAAGACGGAAGAGCAAATTATTGCTATAGTTACCCTTTAAGTATGATTTTATATCGATGTTcgtattttcaatatttttttagaggtTTGGCCCtatatttgtaaaataatcAGTAAATTTATCAGCAATTTGAAATTTCTtggttgttatttttaaatatatctgGATAGTTcgattttttaatgtttttttttttttcaatagggAATTTAGTATCTTCCATGTGTTTTTAGCATccatttttgatttttcaagaCTATCAGTGAAGTGGTCTCGTTTCGCTATTCTAAGTAggctatttagtttatttctGTACTGTTTGAATTTGTTAAAATTCGATTCTGAAGGTAATTCTAGTGATTTCTTGTACAATTTGTGTTTTTAGTGAATTGATTTTAGGAGACCATTTGTTATCCATGGTTTAgagtttattttcttattacgAAATTTCTTTAGAGGGAAACAAgtttcatatatatatatatatatatatatatatatatatatatatatatatatatatatatatatatatatatatgatattTTGTAAGAAACTATTGTATGAGTCATTTACATTTTCCTTGAATACTACATTATCCCAGTTTATTTGGTCTATTTCGCCTAGAACGTTATCTATGCATAAGTCATTCATAATTCTTTTGTAGGTATACATATTGCGTTTTtccttgtcttgttttgttttaccaGTTTTTGTTATATGGAATATAGGAATGTGGTCAGATATGTCTGCACATAATAATCCACTGAATGAGTCTTGCATGTTTATATTGTTAGTaaaaatattgtcaataaGTGTTGCGCTATGAGTTGTTATTCTGGTAGGTTTGCTTATAGTAGGAATCATCAAAGAAGAGTACATAATATCAAGAAATTGCCTTGTTAATTCATGATATTCAATATTTATAAGGTTCAAATTAAAATTACCAAGAATATagcattttttgttttcagtgTTTAGTGTTGTTGTTAAAGTTCCAGATGTATAATCCTATACCGACACCTTTTTTCTCGTATCTATTTTTATGAATAAATTCATAATTGGGGAACTTAAGTAGATTAGAAAGGTCAAGATCTGTAAGCCAAGTTTCAGTTATATCAATAACGCCAGAATCTAAATTAATTGAGAGGACATTAGGTCAATGgagctaaagtttttttttccaaactcCTTGCATTTATGTGAAGTAATGAAAAGCAATTTGATGAATTTATTGCTTCCCTGTCTAATGTATGATTAAATTCTTTATCAAGTAAATATCTATCGTCCGGAGAGTATAAAAACTCATTATGATTGGAGTGGTTGAGTGTATCATTATATTTATCATAGAGAGTAGAGGGATTAACATGTAATTCGTCTACATGTTGACTTATTGAATCCATCCTAGTTCGCTCATAAAGAAATTCATTGttattttggtttgaaaagggaattgaatctAGATGATCAGTGTTTTGTTCATTCCGATTTTCAGGGTCCAAAACTCTGGAGCAATTCACAGCTTGTTGATTATTATTGCAGCAAGAAATCGATTCGCTTTCATTACTAACATCATTTAAACAACTGTAACAATTTTGCCTGTCATCTATAGACAGAGCTACACAGATAGGTAACTTTGACCAAACAGAGATCATAGCTGTTCGTTTACTCTACTTTATGGTCTCATATTACTATTAATCTTTGCCAAACTAGAAAGTACTAGCATTCGACATCATTCTTCGAAATAAGTGTAATAACTTAAGTCGTATAATATTCGTAGCAACAggagatttaaaaaaagagacaGTACCTATCCATTCATTCCATCTTCCATTTACTGTTACGTCCAATTGTAAATATGGACGGGTATTGAAAAGCTGCTCCTATTTCTTATGAGCTGGTCATTTCCTACCGGAATCATGTCTTACCAAGTGGTAGgttaattaaaattataagaaTAAGGAAGCAGACCATTCTTGTTTTTACTCCTCCCCTTCTGGAAAATTGTGTACCCACATATGAAGGCAAACTTATTATGTATTTTTCAGCTTATATCTTGCATATATTGACATGCTTTGGTTCCCCCTTTAAGCACCTTCTAATATCACCCCAAATTCTATTTATTTATCGATTTATCTCATTTTAGGACTTTATTAAAAGATTCGGATAGACATTTGTGTTTCTGTAACCCTATTTGTGGGTCTCCCTTCAATGAGGAGAAACTTCTGATGATTATACCAGCAAGGATGTCCAGAGATCCTCTCTAGAAGAGCACAAGATGCAAGGGAAAAGTGGAGAAGACTGTTTTCCTTGCATTTAATAGGATTTTTTGTAGTACTCGTTATCCCAAGAACCTTAAAATCGaatttttatcaatttaaacatatttatatttcaaaattttgagCTGCATAGGCAAATTAAAACATAAGCACATTAACGCAAGGGTAACCTCCAAAAACCAGAGCCTTTCACTTGTCTCTCCGTAAAATGAGTGCATGTAAGAGACATGCTGCATATGAAACAAGAAGATGCAATCGATCATACATCCCCCCTCCTCATTAAAATGCAAATAGCAAGGAACACAAATAACACAAAGGCTTTTAATGCTGTCAGTTAAAACTCACAAAGGAAAAATATGAGGGAGGGATGGCGGGAGAGTCCTTATATTCCTGGATGTGTGAACGCCTTCCTGGGATGTGATATAAGTAAAAAAGCGAGTTCACTAAGTAATCATGTGACGTTTTGATTGGTAATCTTATGTCAAAATAATATCAGAAATGGCTCTGGCCGTCACACCCGAAGGGACAAAAAATCTTTCAATGAAAAACCCTGACATTTATGGCTAATTCTcataatttcttattagtgCAAGTCACCAATTAGTGTTTTGTACCTTGATTTTGATGATAAGTCCTGCAAGCAGAACGCCAAATGCATATATGATGTCCCCTATCGTGTGAAGAAACGCAGCGCGTATGTTGATGTTACCCTCACAATTGTCATTCTTCTCATAGCTGCCATGACTGTGGTGATGACGCCCAACCCCACTCAACATAAAGGCAAGGCTAAAAGCATAAGGCTTCATGTGATTGAGTTATCAATTGTTATGCAGGAAGTTCACATAACAGAGCAAGACTATTTGATTACGTGAGAGAGCGAGAAAGGAAGGTATAAAAGGGTTATCATGATAGGTCAATATAAGATAGTCATGTGACAAGCAATGACAGGTTCAAATGGCAGGAAATCTGTCAGATAATGGTCCAAAGCAAACTGTTGATGGACATCACAAAGCAAGAGAGGTATGGACTATATTAAACAAATTTGTCAACTAACAATAAATAGAGTTCTAATGTTCTACACAAGACATAATGGTCACCTGGTCAGACAGTGATAAGTTAACTCACACAATATTTGCAGCGCAGGTGAAGCCAGCAGTTATCATCATGACATCAGCGTTCACGTGATCTGAGTGGCCCATGGCTGTCCCAGCAAGCAGTCTGAGGACAGCCTCGTACACCAGTACACCGGTCAGCAGCCAAAGCATAAGGATGACAAGGCATGCCCCCAGGATCTCTAGGTAAGTAGCCAAGAGTCAGAAAGTCATTTCTTCACAGACACCCGGCTATTTcagacacctcgttattatgGACAACTAGGTATTGATGACAAAAAAGCATTCCAAGATCTCTAGATATATAAGAAGTTATAATAGAAACTTAGGCACCTCCCTGTTGAAGAAAATTGACTAAAAGTAGCTCCTCTCTATAACAACACCCACTTAAAAGTGGTGCATTATTATAACACCATTATTACTGGTATCTAGTTAATTTGGACTTAATTGTTTGCTTTTTAACCCTGCTAAAAATATTTGATGTATTTCTAGAGTCACAGTAGCATTAAAGCAGTCAATTTTCAATGTCTTGAGGTACGATTTGAAAGCGGGTGGTAGTCATATCCTCTAGCCCAACCCTCCTCCTCGGCGCTAATGGAACTGCCAATAGGGGCTTGGGCCAAGCTTACCTGCACGAAAGTACCCGTATGTCTTCTGACTATTAGGTTTCCAGCCTGCGATCCATGCGGCCAGCAGACTTGCTAGTAAGCTGTTGAGGTCAAAGAGCTGGTGTAGGGCATCGTTCATAACAGCAAGGCTATTAGCGATTACCCCTCCTGTTGATAAAAAGATAAGGCTATGTGAGTTCAAAAAcaagataataatgatgatgatgatgataatgataataatgatgataatgatgataatcatgataacaatgatgacaatgattacaataatgataatgatgataatgatgaattTATTTAAACCTTTTACAAGTTACGACTGATTCAAAGGCtgattatataaataaatattgaacGCGCAGATAATAGTGACTTAACAAATAGGCTTTTTCTTTACAGTTACAAAATTAGAGAATCGGTCAATATTATCGGAGAGGACAAATGTCAAGTGAAAAGGAGATTGGGAACTAGGATTGTCTACCAGTTCCGCTTTAATCTTCACTTCTCGTCAAAATGATCACGCCTTAAACTTCTGGCTAGCACTCTGTGTAGTATTGAACATTGCTAGTGATAACATAGTTTCTTGCATTAATTGTCCCAGAGTAAGTGATTTGAGATCAATAACAGCATCAATAGTAGCATGCTGTCGACACAAAATAGACACTTCATTTTCAACATACTTCATTTTTACTTCACTTCATTTTCAACATACTTCATTTTTACTTCACTTCATTCTCAacatacactcttttttataagaacgaccagcctgagatttttccaatttttaagaacatgctaagaacatgccgaggatCAGATAGTGACAAAATATCTTTTGTGTGATTATCTTCCTAATTATTCATtggatattatatttttatatacacttaaatttaagaacatcgatTATAACGGCCttaaaatgttcaaaaaacacggcccagcctcatcgaaaataagacgttcttataaaaaagagagtGTGTCGTTCATCGGTCCGACTATTACTCACAATCAAAACAAAGCCCTTCCAAAAAAGTTTCGTTGATCGAGTATatcaattgtttttctttcaaaggATGGTAAAGGACGAATGAAGTCTATCCCTGAAGACCTGGGGGCGGTTCCTGAGAGCAGGTAAgtgctaacccagggataaatcTCGACATTTGAATGGATTAAAGGGGCAttcatccctgggttagcgttaacttgctttctaggaacccggccctGGACTTTTTGCTTTAACAGGGATGACGTTTTATTGAAATTTTTGTTGTGGCCGCATTTTCTTGATAACCAAATCCAATACCGAACAGGAAGTATATTCCGAGCTATTActagacaacaacaacaacaacaacaacaacaacaacaacaacaacaacaacaacaacaacaacaacaacaacagcaacagcagccacaacaacaacaacaacaacaacaacaacaacaacaaagacacAAAGAATAACTAAAAACTTGTTCGAATTTTGGTCGAGCTGAACGAGTTAGCGAACAGTGTTGAAGGTGTGAGTGTGTTTTTAAGATTCACACGACGTGTGCACTGCTTCCTTTAAGGGTTTTCTTTTAAGAAagaaataattataaaaagaGGCGAAAGAGATATAAATTTTAGAGGCTAATATGTACAGAAGAATGAAGTGAATATCTTGAAGGTGCTACGTGTTAATTGTGTCCAAGTCATATCAAAGTCAGGCCAACGAGCCGTGAGAATGACACTCGTTCTTAGCAGCTGTGTACTGATCCCACACTCGCCTGGCAGCATAAATTGAACCCAATACACTTATCGTAATGGCTGTTAAAGCCAAAATActctaaaaaataacaaaacttcagAAACCTTTTAAAATATAATGTTTCAGCTTCTAGATTTCATCGAgcaatttttttgtattatttccGTGTTATTGTCACCATTGTCCTTTTGCTACACGTTAGTAGCGTACATTTTCGCTGTACGTtcgttgtttttttaatgctaaCTTTTTATGTCTTCCCTTGGCATTATGGTATTTCTTTGTCTATGAAAAGGTATTTAAACTTCAAGTATAGGCTGCCGGGTGTGATGAGATGAGATTTATTTCGTGAGATTAATTTCGCGAGATTTATTTCGTGAGATTTATTTCGTGAGATTTATTTCGCGCGATAACAGAAAGACACTGCAGAGTCAGCTGGCCCATTGAAAATGTTTACTCAAGAGGACAAAAAAGTCCCCAAGAGTATTCTCGCATCCATTATTTTGCATAGTCACTACAAAATGTGCGGCATTAAGAAATTTGTATTTTGTCTAGATAGACTTTCTCTtgtaaattaaaaacaaaatgagtAAGAACGAGATTATtctagaaataaaacatttacatACTAGCCAAGAAAAAGTTTGATAATTCAGACGTGAAAATAAGATAATAGAATGTGTTACAGATATATGTTCTTTGGGAAAATAATATCACGTTAGACATGCCGTTTTAAATCAAATCTTGTCCAGAAATGAAACCAATTAGGAATGAACTAGAAGCTTACCGGTTACTTCGCAAGCAATGAAGACAACACAAAATAGCGTAGCAATAATGAGTCTCCTCTTTCCATCCTGTGGGTCATTAGCGGGCTCGCAGACAAACGTACATGGCTCCTCCATGTCGGATGCTACTCGGGTGTACTCCTTCGCCTGGGCCTTCTTCTTCATCGTAGATTGGTCCTCGAGTTCACCAATTAGAGGCAAATGCATTGAGAAAGCACGAACTTTGACGAAGTGAATAGAGCTGGTACACGCACCTAAATAACCTCGATACAGCCAACCAATCATTTAAGACTTTCCTATCGTCTGTTTAAACAGATGGACAAGCAGCTACGGATTGTAACAagtttaaagtaattttcactTTGAATACTTTTCTTTGCGTGGTCGTCTAAGAAGGGCAGGATATTACTTTATAAAAGGCccatttgtgttttgaattgATAATAGGGTATTAAGTTATGAGAgtctttttgttgtttattttcagCAATTAGCGCTACCGATGTTGAAAATCAAAGTCCCAAAGAAGTCTCGTGCTGTTTGTTTAGAAAGCAAATGCTACGGCGTGAGagtttttctacttttttGATCGATATATTTTTTCTCGATTTTCATTCACAATCCATCAAATCCAAAAGCACTCATTCTTCCCATCCTAACTTTGCAAGgaaagaaaatttaaaaagaagTATTTTTGGCCTTGATGTTTAATGTTCATTTCGTATAATGTAGTAGTcgcaattattatttttttcctcacTCGAATACTTGATGTTTTCGTTCGAACCCTGAAACTGTCCGATTTATAAGTGTTTAGACCTATTTGTGTTACGACCTCCCTTGTGCGGCGTTGTACTTtattttctctctctctctctctctctctctctctctctctctctctctctctctctctctctctctctctctctctctctctctctctctctctctctctctctctctctctctctctctctctctctctctctctctctctctctctctctctctctctctctctctctctctctctctctctctctctctgcaTAATTACTCTTCTTATGATAGAGCGCAAATAGAACACGCGTAGACTCTGTTTGATAGAAAGGCAAGACTCGTGTCGCAATATAAAATGATGCGGTATAAAAGCGGTGTTTTGTATTTGATTTTAATCAAACTGTGACCGTGAAATCAAATAATTAACGAAAGCATTTTGATTCTCTTGcctgtaaataaaaatcttTATTCCTGAAAATTGTGACCATTTTGTCATACAAAAATACTACAAAGATTCTCTACGGGGAGTTGGAAAACATGGAAATAATTGGATCAAGACTGCTGGGACTCGTTATCTGTCTCAGCTAGCGATGACTGAATTTGTAAAGTGTATGATCCTGATCCGGTTGCCGTAGTTACCATTCGAATGTCCCTTCCTCCCTCATCACCATTATCCttgttgatgacgtcatcaacttCATACTCGCTTGCGGATGACTCCACGACGGTCCTCAGTTTGTCGCgtttaatgtaataaataagTTCATCCTCTTCGCGGTAAAAATCATTCATGTCCACACTACCGAAAATCATTGCTCGGCCAGTCGACTTGGACTCTAACTTGGATACCTTCTTGGATTTTCCTTGTCGACCTTTCACCACATTGTCCCCAAGACCTGGGAAATAGGAGAATTTCCTACGGGACGTCTTATTGTACAGCCCTTTGGTGTCGGCCGGAAGCCCCCTGCCACGGACTAGTGCCAATGCGCGCTCGTACGCCGTCCTGTGCGGATCCATGCACTTATGGTCTGCATACGGACCTGACGGCCTCTCCTTCTTGGGCTTGATTTTGAGTTTAGCTGCCTTCTCTCTCAGTTCGGACGTCTTTAAGAGTCGCGGGAGTCGTTTGTAATAATCTCGAGCCTTGTTTTTGAGGCTTGTACCGGGGTGTTTGCAGTACTTGTTGTTGTGGGAACCTCCCATTTGCGAAAGCTCGTCTCCTTCTTCGCttccataataataataatcataatctCCATCTTGTGATGACCTGTCCGTGAGATCTCTGGACCACTGGGGGTCCATTCCAGAGTGGTCACCGTCATAGTCTAGCTTTACGCTTCTTCTCCTTGGCTTTCGAGCTCTAGAGCGACCCTCGTCAGTCGAGACCTCATTCTGCACTGAAAGAGAGGAGAGCAGTCCTTGAAGGTTTTCGTCGTCAACTTGAACTCCGTCAGGCAGGTCACTAGGTACTCTACCTTTGCCACTAACACTCAAACCTACGTCTATATCACCCAGTTCGAGAGTACTATCTGTCTTTTTTAGGTTGGATTTTCTCGCTTCCTCGTTCTCACTACTATGGGAAGTCTGTCCAGACTCTCCGCTGCTCTGCTCACTGGTCTCATCGCTAAACTTGACCTGCTGCTTGTGGAAGCTGGAATCTGGATGAGAGCCTCccttaccaccatcaccaggGTCAGGCGTAAGAAGCACCCTTCCCTCTTCGCTTTCAAATCTCTTCCTGTCAACCTCACTGAACgtataaatattatcattgAATTGGGTATCGAATTGCATTCCTTTTAAGTGCTTTGAAGTCTTTTGGACGAGTTTCTGGAAATCGTAAAGGTGACTCGTGTCCACCAGTTTGTCGACGAAGTCGAAGTTCAGTGGACTCGCCAGCATtcctcttttttcttcttcttcttgctCGCGAAGCTTCATCAAGAGGCGATCATTGTAAAGGCGCTCACTCATCAGGTAGTAACTCTCTCGACGCCGAGGCGCCCACCGGACCTGTGGCATACAAACATTATAAAACTTTGGTctggaaaaagaaataaaggacagtggaaaaataaacaacagtGTAGAAGATATACGTTTTAACGCTATGCAAGGCTAGACTGTTTGTTGTGTATTTGGCGGATCCCTTAACTTTCATTCGGCTAGAGCAAAGTTTTATACACACGAAGAAAGTCGTTGAGCTTGTGGTAACCTGGTAATGTCTCTCTCTATTTTCCAGCATAGTGACAGGAGTGTTAAAGCCATTCAGTCATGCACTAGTGACTTTTTCATAATACATACACAACACCGACACAAATAAAGTTCAATGTTTACCTGACCGAAGAATTTCCAATTCAGAGCGAAAGTTGCAAGTTTTTGGAGAACTAGAGAAAAAATATAGGGAATGCGAATGTACGCATACTTCACGCCACATTTAATTCTGCACGAATTCTGGTTGTT
The sequence above is a segment of the Nematostella vectensis chromosome 2, jaNemVect1.1, whole genome shotgun sequence genome. Coding sequences within it:
- the LOC5521116 gene encoding uncharacterized protein LOC5521116 codes for the protein MTYGDHYRKKLVEDIENQREHLEQIMREQKRLAEAKRVSALKAAKTSPRYDLNELRHHQRRCAALLFGARKEGAHQVPLLVRWAPRRRESYYLMSERLYNDRLLMKLREQEEEEKRGMLASPLNFDFVDKLVDTSHLYDFQKLVQKTSKHLKGMQFDTQFNDNIYTFSEVDRKRFESEEGRVLLTPDPGDGGKGGSHPDSSFHKQQVKFSDETSEQSSGESGQTSHSSENEEARKSNLKKTDSTLELGDIDVGLSVSGKGRVPSDLPDGVQVDDENLQGLLSSLSVQNEVSTDEGRSRARKPRRRSVKLDYDGDHSGMDPQWSRDLTDRSSQDGDYDYYYYGSEEGDELSQMGGSHNNKYCKHPGTSLKNKARDYYKRLPRLLKTSELREKAAKLKIKPKKERPSGPYADHKCMDPHRTAYERALALVRGRGLPADTKGLYNKTSRRKFSYFPGLGDNVVKGRQGKSKKVSKLESKSTGRAMIFGSVDMNDFYREEDELIYYIKRDKLRTVVESSASEYEVDDVINKDNGDEGGRDIRMVTTATGSGSYTLQIQSSLAETDNESQQS
- the LOC5521119 gene encoding metal tolerance protein 1, which encodes MIGWLYRGYLGACTSSIHFVKVRAFSMHLPLIGELEDQSTMKKKAQAKEYTRVASDMEEPCTFVCEPANDPQDGKRRLIIATLFCVVFIACEVTGGVIANSLAVMNDALHQLFDLNSLLASLLAAWIAGWKPNSQKTYGYFRAEILGACLVILMLWLLTGVLVYEAVLRLLAGTAMGHSDHVNADVMMITAGFTCAANIVLAFMLSGVGRHHHSHGSYEKNDNCEGNINIRAAFLHTIGDIIYAFGVLLAGLIIKIKPEWQKADAICSLVGAVIVLVTTYAVIRDSFNILFEGVPRDVRIAEVKRDLSTLHHVVSFHNVHVWALTSGRNLLTAHLVVEPEADTQTLLKIASKRLSSKYSLYHCTLQLETMKSLTGGVEDENRHC